A window from Setaria italica strain Yugu1 chromosome VIII, Setaria_italica_v2.0, whole genome shotgun sequence encodes these proteins:
- the LOC101776039 gene encoding protein DETOXIFICATION 19: MHNTTTVHFLIHSLYTNISELGGEPVYPADSSTSPSDMSSAPLLGDRCKGDDLAAGKVGGEQQLPCWLAWLGRIVDTEEAQAQLRFAVPMVLTNMAYYGIPLVSVMFSGHLGDVHLAGATLGNSWATVTGYAFVMGLSGALETLCGKAYGARLYRMLGLYLQSSFIMSAAASLLISVLWYFTEPLLLLLRQDPEVSHAAGIFVQAQIPGLFAFSFVHCLLRYLQTQSVVLPLVVCSVVPFVLHVALAHLLVNVFGLGLAGASAAVSATFWVCCLMLFAYVLISKEFCETWRGFSADAFMYVLPTVKLATPSAIMVCLELWAFELLVLIAGLLPHPTVATPLIAICVSTEAIACMITVGFSATVSTRVSNEIGAGNVDKAKNAVSVTLKLSVFLAVSFVLLLAFGHNLWASLFSRSSRIISEFAAITPLMMISIVLDAAQGVLSGVSRGCGWQHMGAMTNLVAFYLIGMPLAILFSFKFKFHTKGLWVGLICGLTCQACSLLVITVRTKWTKLAEAMQEEKANYVA, translated from the exons ATGCACAACACAACCACGGTGCACTTCTTGATCCATAGCCTATATACCAATATCAGCGAGCTAGGAGGTGAACCTGTCTACCCGGCCGATAGCTCCACGTCACCCAGCGACATGTCGTCGGCTCCGCTGCTCGGCGACCGCTGCAAGGGCGatgacctcgccgccggcaaaGTTGGAGGGGAGCAGCAGCTACCATGCTGGTTAGCATGGCTTGGCCGGATAGTTGACACGGAGGAGGCGCAGGCGCAGCTGCGTTTCGCGGTGCCGATGGTGCTCACCAACATGGCCTACTACGGCATTCCGCTGGTGTCGGTGATGTTCTCCGGCCACCTCGGCGACgtccacctcgccggcgccacgcTCGGCAACTCCTGGGCAACCGTCACCGGCTACGCCTTCGTT ATGGGCCTGAGCGGAGCCCTGGAGACGCTTTGTGGGAAGGCGTACGGCGCCCGGCTGTACCGCATGCTGGGCCTGTACCTGCAGTCGTCGTTCATCATGTCTGCTGCCGCATCCCTGCTTATCTCCGTGCTTTGGTACTTCACGGAGCCGCTGCTGCTTCTCCTCCGGCAGGACCCCGAAGTGTCCCACGCTGCTGGGATTTTTGTGCAGGCCCAGATACCCGGTCTCTTTGCGTTTTCCTTCGTGCATTGCCTGCTCCGATACCTTCAGACGCAGTCCGTGGTACTACCGCTCGTCGTCTGCTCCGTGGTGCCGTTCGTCCTGCATGTCGCCCTGGCGCACCTGCTGGTGAACGTGTTTGGCCTGGGGCTCGCGGGCGCTTCCGCGGCGGTCTCAGCAACGTTTTGGGTCTGCTGCCTGATGCTGTTCGCCTATGTGCTGATCTCCAAGGAGTTCTGTGAAACATGGAGAGGGTTTTCTGCCGACGCCTTCATGTACGTGTTGCCTACCGTGAAGCTCGCAACGCCATCTGCCATCATGGTCTG CTTGGAGTTATGGGCGTTCGAGCTCCTGGTGCTCATAGCTGGTTTACTTCCCCATCCCACCGTGGCTACGCCGCTGATCGCCATATG CGTTAGCACTGAGGCGATTGCGTGCATGATCACAGTTGGGTTCAGTGCCACCGTAAG CACACGGGTGTCGAACGAGATCGGTGCGGGGAATGTGGACAAGGCGAAGAATGCGGTATCCGTGACGTTGAAGCTCTCAGtgttcctcgccgtctccttcgTCCTGTTGCTGGCGTTCGGCCACAACCTATGGGCCAGCCTCTTCAGTAGGAGCTCGAGGATCATCTCGGAATTCGCGGCCATCACCCCGCTCATGATGATCTCCATTGTGCTCGACGCTGCACAGGGCGTCCTGTCAGGCGTGTCGAGGGGCTGTGGGTGGCAGCACATGGGGGCCATGACCAACCTTGTGGCGTTCTACTTAATCGGAATGCCGCTGGCCATCCTTTTCTCCTTCAAATTCAAGTTCCACACCAAG GGTTTGTGGGTGGGGCTGATATGTGGGCTGACATGCCAGGCCTGCTCATTGCTGGTGATCACTGTCCGCACAAAGTGGACCAAACTAGCGGAGGCCATGCAGGAGGAGAAAGCCAACTACGTCGCTTAG
- the LOC105914996 gene encoding uncharacterized protein LOC105914996 produces the protein MCLDITDMLTPIDSPFYGIVPGNAAIPLGQVVLPVTFGTKEHYRTEYIKFKVADFETSYHAILGRPALAKFMAITHYAYLLLKMPGPKGELTLCGDLRRSYECDAEAIEIAATSQAPSPMQQVFTVSKKLTPTELEIPENKAGVAKVKLATNKDSKPIDLEIGDSSKTTLISIGLDPQLESALISFLQAN, from the coding sequence atgtgcctcgacataaCTGATATGCTTACTCCAATAGATTCTCCTTTCTACGGAATTGTTCCAGGCAACGCCGCTATCCCATTAGGGCAAGTCGTCTTACCTGTCACCTTCGGTACAAAGGAACATTATCGCACCGAGTACATTAAGTTCAAGGTcgctgacttcgagacttcttaccacgccatcctcggaagaccagctcTAGCTAAATTCATGGCTATAACACACTACGCATACCTACtgctcaagatgccaggaccaaAAGGTGAACTCACACTATGTGGAGACCTGAGGCGATCCTATGAGTGCGACGCAGAAGCCATCGAAATcgctgcgacttctcaagcacctagtcccatgcaacaagtcttcacagtcTCGAAAAAACTCACCCCAACAGAACTCGAGATTCCAGAGAACAAGGCGGGGGTGGCCAAGGTCAAGCTAGCAACAAACAAGGATTCCAAGCCCATTGACCTAGAGATTGGTGATTCATCCAAGACAACCCTCATTAGCATAGGGCTGGATCCCCAATtggaaagcgcgctcatcagtttccttcaggCTAACTGA
- the LOC101775631 gene encoding laccase-15, with product MVSMESRSLLAAAPALAVAIIFLSTTAPLARAASVEHTFVVNQTKMTRLCKETLVTVVNGQLPGPTIEVTEGDSVTVHVVNRSPYNITIHWHGVKQFRNCWADGVPMVTQYPIQPNKDFTYRFNVVGQEGTLWWHAHVPGLRATLHGAFIIRPRLGAESYPFPKPHKEIPVIIGDWWEEDLAEMARNMTKGIFLSYASASTVNGLVGDLFNCSGVTKEGYVLDVEPGKTYLLRIINAGLFSEFYLKIAGHKFTVVAADANYVSPFTTDVIAIAAGETVDALLIANAAPGRYYMVALPNQAPLPDTQTPEYATRGMVRYKVSHSTCTSSTTVSSCQGTEEEEKGYRGTSGDAPIVPKMPDIHDTITSFYFHGNLTSLHHQGQLPVQQQVDERLFIVLGLGTICKKGQFCKRGSSDEDLLVATMNNASFQHPTAIPTPLLEAHYYHTGLINATTQELPKGPPKLFNFTDEALIPFGPKEMQLEPTYKATLVRRFRHGAVVEIVFQSTAILQGDSNPMHLHGHDMIVLAQGLGNYDPAKAVATYNLVNPLIKNTVLVPNLGWIAIRFVANNPGAWFMHCHYEFHLSMGMAAVFIVEDGPTNDTSLPRLPVNFPTIGQDINLMPNDLYLKTMKS from the exons ATGGTGAGCATGGAGAGCCGGAGCCTCCTCGCTGCTGCCCCAGCTCTGGCAGTCGCCATCATCTTCCTCTCTACCACCGCACCGCTGGCGCGCGCGGCATCCGTCGAGCACACATTTGTC GTGAATCAGACGAAGATGACGCGCCTGTGCAAGGAGACACTGGTCACCGTGGTGAACGGGCAGCTCCCAGGGCCGACCATTGAGGTCACAGAAGGAGACTCGGTGACTGTTCATGTCGTCAACAGGTCACCTTACAACATTACGATCCACTG GCATGGAGTAAAGCAGTTTCGGAACTGCTGGGCTGATGGGGTGCCTATGGTCACCCAATACCCTATCCAGCCGAACAAAGATTTCACTTATCGGTTCAATGTCGTCGGGCAGGAAGGCACTCTGTGGTGGCATGCTCATGTCCCCGGCCTACGGGCAACCCTCCATGGCGCATTCATCATTCGGCCAAGGCTTGGGGCTGAGTCATATCCATTTCCTAAGCCTCATAAGGAGATCCCAGTTATTATAG GGGACTGGTGGGAGGAGGACCTTGCAGAGATGGCCCGGAACATGACGAAGGGCATCTTTTTGTCTTATGCTAGTGCCTCCACAGTCAATGGCTTGGTCGGAGATCTCTTCAATTGCTCCG GTGTCACAAAAGAAGGATATGTTCTGGATGTGGAGCCTGGCAAGACCTACCTGCTACGAATAATCAATGCCGGCCTCTTCTCTGAGTTCTATCTTAAGATCGCTGGGCACAAGTTCACGGTGGTTGCTGCCGACGCTAACTACGTCAGCCCGTTCACCACAGATGTCATCGCAATCGCAGCTGGCGAGACAGTGGATGCCTTGCTGATTGCCAATGCAGCCCCTGGCAGGTACTACATGGTCGCCCTACCCAATCAGGCACCATTGCCTGACACCCAAACTCCGGAGTACGCTACAAGGGGGATGGTGCGGTATAAGGTCAGCCACAGCACCTGCACTAGCTCAACGACAGTGAGCTCATGCCAGGgtacagaagaagaagaaaaaggatatcGAGGTACATCTGGTGATGCTCCAATAGTGCCTAAGATGCCTGACATACATGACACAATTACATCGTTCTACTTCCATGGCAACCTGACCAGCCTGCACCACCAAGGGCAACTTCCAGTCCAGCAACAAGTCGATGAGCGCCTCTTCATCGTGCTTGGCCTCGGCACCATCTGCAAGAAAGGCCAGTTCTGTAAGAGGGGTAGCAGTGACGAGGACCTCCTAGTGGCCACGATGAACAATGCTTCCTTCCAGCACCCCACAGCGATACCAACACCACTACTAGAAGCGCACTACTACCACACCGGCCTCATCAATGCCACGACACAAGAGCTTCCGAAGGGGCCACCGAAATTGTTCAACTTCACCGATGAAGCCTTAATCCCTTTTGGACCCAAAGAGATGCAGCTAGAGCCAACTTACAAGGCGACGTTGGTCCGGAGGTTCCGACACGGTGCTGTGGTGGAAATAGTCTTTCAGAGCACAGCGATCCTACAGGGAGACTCCAATCCAATGCACCTACATGGGCATGACATGATTGTGCTTGCACAAGGCCTTGGCAACTATGATCCAGCGAAGGCCGTGGCCACGTACAACCTGGTTAATCCACTAATAAAGAACACTGTGCTTGTCCCAAATCTTGGGTGGATCGCCATCCGATTTGTCGCCAATAATCCAG